The sequence below is a genomic window from Lelliottia sp. JS-SCA-14.
CCGCGTAAACGGCGATCCGGCACGCTGGTTAAAACGGGCGTCGGAGCAGCTTGATGCCCTGGCAGCATTGCCGCCCGGCTGGACGGTTCAATATGGCAACGCGCTGCTGAATCAGGGGAAAACCCTCTGGCCGGAAAACCCGGAAATGGGGCAGATGCAAAAGAACTGGCAGCAGCGTCTCGCGGCCAATGCGCTTCCCGCGAATTCACTGACCGGCTGGTACGAGGGCATGCAGCGGCTTCAGATGCTGGCAGATCGGCTCAATGCGCTGGACGGGCAGAAAGGGAAATACATTACCGTGAGCGAGCTGAAATCAAACGTTTACGAGATGATGAACAGTTTTCGCCAGACGGTTCCGGTGGAAGAACAGCTCCGCCAGGCCGCGAGTTCTCCGACGCAAGGCGCGGATAGCATCGCCCAGCGTCAGAGAATTGAAGAGCATCTGAAACGCTCGATTGTCTCTTATTCGCAGCTGGAGGGGGGAGACGCCCAGCCGAAATAAGTTAATGAACTTCCCCCGAGAAAAAGCTGAGTGTGACCGCGATTCCGGTATCGAGACTGGCGGAGTCGCGGTCCGTAAACCAGACGGCACTCCCGACGGTTATCCGTGGCGATACAGGCACCGACCACCTCAGCTCTGCACCTTTCAGCGTATCCGCCTGTGGATAGGCTTTGTTAATCCGCAGCGAGTCGCGGTTGACTCTGGCCCACATTAGCCTGGCGCTCAGGCGCTGTTCATTTTCCAGTACGACGTCAGTTTTTACCGAATAGCGCGTACCGTCTCCGCCCATCGCGTCCCCCAGGGAAGCCCCTTGCTGGTAGTAACCTTCGTGGTAGCAATAGTGATAGTAAGTGTTGCCCGTGGTTTTCATCCCCGCGCGCGTATCTGCGCCTTCCACGTACCAGTTAACCTGCTGATTGCCCCAGGAATGATTGCCCTGAAAACCGGCTAAGAACGCGTTGTGCGAGGGTAAAATACCCGCCTGATCGTCTCCGATCGCCTGCCCGTAAAACGCGATCGGCAGCCCGGTGAGGCTAAACAGTTTCCAGTTAACGTCGAAACCAGCCATCTGATTCCCCGGATCGCGATCCTGGCTGCCGGTATTGTCACGTCCCAGGAAGGCATCCCGGAATGACGTCAGATGGTTTGGCCGACCTTTTCCTCCCCACATCATCATCCTCGAAAAGCCCGTTTCAAAAGAGGCGACAGGCACGAACGTCGCGCGCGCTCCCATCAGTTTGGCCTCTTCGGGGCTGTGATACTGGCGCAGTTGCCCGGCGGAAAGCTGGTACTGCCAGCTTCCCAGCCAGGCAAGCCACGGAGTATCAAAAGGCGACTGCTCTGCCCGCTGCATTAAAAAACCCACCACCGGTCGCGCTGCGTCAGAGCGAATCAGGCTCCCGTCATTGCCCGGCCCCCACCACTGCGGGATCTCGCCGAAGGCGATCCATTGGTTGAAGAGGTTTATTCCGGCGTAAGCTCCGTTCAGATTCCCATGGGTCACATCGTTGATGTACTGGTGATGCTCCTGTTGTCCCTGCAGATTAATGTCCCAGGCTTCTCCGCTCATTTCCAGCGCCGCACTGACGCCATGGGCGCTGGCTCGGGAATCACTAAACCCAGGCGGTAATGCTGATTGGGTCGACTGCGCCCAGGTTTTCACTCTGAGCGGCGATTTTATTTCATTAAGACGATAGTGCACCCGGTTGATGACTTGTCCGGTCATCAGGTTGTCGCTGTGCTTTGCCCCGGCGAGGGCCCGGGCAATGTCATCCTGGCTGAGCGGCCAGGTGGAGAGATTAATGGCAATAATATTATTGTTATTCAGCCATGTGAGATCGCTTCGAAGCTGATTATCGCTTAATACCATTCCCCCGGCATAAGCGTGCCATGGGCCATAGGCCAGACATAAAATGAAGCATGCCCGGAGCCCGTTTTTGACGTATTTCATACGCATCCTCTGCGATATTATGCCCGCTTCAGCTCCCGGTGTGCCGTGAGGAAATCTGGGGTGTCATTATTCAGCGCTTTTATCACGTTAAATAACGTGAAGAGTTGAAAGTCTGAATGTAAATTGAATTTACCCATGATCATTCGCTTATGAGTAAATACCGTTTTGATACTGATACACAGAATTTGCGAGATTTGCTCGGCGGTGGCACCCTGGTAATAATGATTGGCGACGTTAATTTGCTGTGGTGAAAGTGTTTTATGACGGCAATCCTGACATTTCCATTGCCGGGGTATCATCGGCAGAATACGACAATTTTCCCAACTGCGTAAAAACCGCTTTTTAATCTCGGGCAAGGGTTCTGTACGATTGACGAAAATAATATTTTTAAAACAGAGTGGGAGTGGGTCGCAGTACGGGGGCGCATTCCCTTCATACAGGCCGATTATCAGGCTGTTTTGCTTGCGGGCATGAAGCACGGGATGGCAGATGCTGATTTCCCCATGGGAAAGCCCCATCACAATCACATCAGCGACCGCCACGCTTTGTGGGTTCAGGTGATGAGTGAAGGCGATACGATTATCAAATTCGGCCGGAAAAAGGGCGCTAAAAAGCGTCTGCATGCCGAGGCGATAAAAACTATCACGGTCGTTAAGAATAATATTTATCATAGTAAACCTGAAAAGAGAGTCGATCCCAGATGACGACGCTCACGGATAGTGTAAATAAATAGCGGCTTCTGCTTCAGGAATAAATGCCCAGACAACCGAACTAATCAATATCAATACGATCATGACTTTCATTATTTTTGATAAAAGATACATGCTTTTATCCTTGGTTTTTTTCTTAGAGTGACAGAGGATTTTTAACCAGGGCGCATCTTTTGCTCAAGTTTTATCTGGGTCTAACTGTAGACCTGATGGGAATTAATCCATCAGGTGTGAGATTTTTCGCATATAACCCGACAGGTTTCACTTAAACGTGCAGGTGAGTTATTTTTCGCTTTTAACTCTGCTGGCGATATTGCGTTTATTGAAGATGGAAAACGTAAGAAAATAACCGGGAAATCTCTTGATAAAGGGCGGCTATGAAGAGGTTATTTTGGGACGAAAATCAGGTCGTGCCTTCTGCATTCTTGTCAATCTTTACCCTTTCTCATCAAACTAAAAGTCTACAAAACTAGACATCTGTCGAATTTTCGTCTTAAAGTCCCCCTCCGGGCACTAGA
It includes:
- a CDS encoding capsule assembly Wzi family protein, producing the protein MKYVKNGLRACFILCLAYGPWHAYAGGMVLSDNQLRSDLTWLNNNNIIAINLSTWPLSQDDIARALAGAKHSDNLMTGQVINRVHYRLNEIKSPLRVKTWAQSTQSALPPGFSDSRASAHGVSAALEMSGEAWDINLQGQQEHHQYINDVTHGNLNGAYAGINLFNQWIAFGEIPQWWGPGNDGSLIRSDAARPVVGFLMQRAEQSPFDTPWLAWLGSWQYQLSAGQLRQYHSPEEAKLMGARATFVPVASFETGFSRMMMWGGKGRPNHLTSFRDAFLGRDNTGSQDRDPGNQMAGFDVNWKLFSLTGLPIAFYGQAIGDDQAGILPSHNAFLAGFQGNHSWGNQQVNWYVEGADTRAGMKTTGNTYYHYCYHEGYYQQGASLGDAMGGDGTRYSVKTDVVLENEQRLSARLMWARVNRDSLRINKAYPQADTLKGAELRWSVPVSPRITVGSAVWFTDRDSASLDTGIAVTLSFFSGEVH
- a CDS encoding helix-turn-helix transcriptional regulator, translated to MINIILNDRDSFYRLGMQTLFSALFPAEFDNRIAFTHHLNPQSVAVADVIVMGLSHGEISICHPVLHARKQNSLIIGLYEGNAPPYCDPLPLCFKNIIFVNRTEPLPEIKKRFLRSWENCRILPMIPRQWKCQDCRHKTLSPQQINVANHYYQGATAEQISQILCISIKTVFTHKRMIMGKFNLHSDFQLFTLFNVIKALNNDTPDFLTAHRELKRA